DNA sequence from the Streptomyces tsukubensis genome:
CCTCGGGCACCGCGGGTCCGAAGGAGGTGGGCAGGTCGATTTCGGCGACGTCGACGACCTCGGTGGTGAAGTCGTCCCGGGCCGCGGTGTGTTCCAGGAACCAGTCGACGATCACCGGCCCGAACCGCCGGTGCCGGTTGCTTCCGGCGATGACGGCCAGCCTCATCGGCTCCGCAACCCGGGTGCCGGAACTGTTGTGTGTCTGCGCTTGCGTGGTGATGTCCATGCGTAAGAGCCTGTGACCTCAAGCATGGTTGAGGTCAACTGGGGAGGCTCACCCGTCCGGGTGAGGCAGCTCTCATCCCGGCCACCACCCCGGACCGGTCGCCTACCGTGCAACCCGCGCACCTGCGCGCACGAGTACGGAGAGCTACCGTGACCACCATGACGGAACGGCCTGCGCCGACGGACGCCTCAACTGCCGAAACGACCGGGGACGGCGAGGACATCGCGAGCTTCGCCGGGCTGCTCCGGACCGTGGAGGAACTCGATACGCCTGACGGCTACAAGGCCGAACTCATCCGGGGGAAGATCGTCGTGTCACCGTGGTCGAGGCTGCGCTACAAGCGGCCGATGAAGCTGCTGAGGCAGCAGCTCGGGGCACACGCACCCGAGGGACACGACGCGGACACCTCGCCCTTCCTCTTCGTCTTCCCCCACTCCCGCCGGGCCTTCGGACCCGATCTCCATGTCGCCGACGAGCGTGCGTTCGACGCCGAGGGACGGCATGCCGACGGCGAGGCGCTGTCCCTGGTGGCCGAACTCACCTCGGTCTCGACCCGGGACGCGGACTGGCAGGACAAGCTGGAGGTGTACGGGCGTCTGGTCCCCGTCTATCTCGTCCTGGACATGCAGGCCGAGGAGATCACAGCCTTCTGGGACCCCTCCCCCCAGGGCTACCGGTCCCGGACCACGAAGCCCTTCGGCAAGCCGCTGCGGATCCCCGAGCCCTTCGGGTTCGACCTCGACACCGCCGGGTTCGGCACCGGCTGACCCGGTAATCCCCCCGGTCGTCCTTCACCCGCCCGTCACCCGTTCGGCGCGCCCCGGGTCGCCCTCGGGGATACCGCTCCGACCTGCGGGAACTTCGGGTGTCCAGGGCGACACGCCGGGTGGTCGGGGTGGATCTGACGAGGTTTCAGCAGGCGTGGCGGGCCGGGTGGGACTTATCTCGGAGGGGACGGACCCGAGGCCCCAGGGCCCCCGCGCTCCCCGGAGGAGACCATGCGCACCACCGCCCGCCTGCTGACCAGTGCCGCGCTGGCCGTTGCGACCACAGGACTCGGCTTCGGTGCCGTGGGAGCGTACGCCGCCGGGGACCACGGGTCGCTGGAGGTCTTCCCCTCCACCGCCGAACCCGGGAGCACGGTCACCGTCAACACCACGGCCTGCGGACGGGACGGGCACGGCACCGGTGACGCCCGGGCGCTCGGGGTGGACGAGTTCCATCTGTCGCCCGGGTCGCACAAGGACTCCGTGGTCGGTGAGTTCCGGGTGCCCAGCGGTATCGAGGCCGGGAGCTACCGCGTCGAGGTGCGCTGCAAGAACGGCAAGCGCAGCTCGGGGGATGTGGTGATAAGGCACCGGGGCAACAGTGAGGACCAGGGCGGATCGCACCGCGAGCAGCCCAGTGGGCATGTGCGGACCGGGCTCGGCGGCAGCGTGGGCCCGGACACCACCCAGATCGCGGCGGGCGCGGCCGTACTGGCCGCTGCCGCCGTCGGCGGGACGCTGCTGCTGCGTCGTCGGGCGAGAGGCGCGCAGGGCAGCTGACGGGCCCGCCCCGAGCGGCGCCCCCGTCCCGCCCGTCCCCCGTTCCCGCCGGTGCGCCGGCGGGGGCGGGGGACGGCTCCGACTCCCCCGGCCGTCGCGACCGCACCGTGGAGGACCGTTGAGCTCCAAGGCCAAGGGGTGGTGTCTGGCCGCCGCCGTCTGCGCCGGGCTGTGGCTCGTCCACAACGGCTCGCGGACCGTGAACCCGCCCGTCCCCTCCGCCGCACAGGCCTTCGCGGCGGGCCCCAGATTCCATACGGACGCCGCGGCCGACCCCCTGCCGCCGTCCCAGCCGCTGCGGTTCCGGATTCCGGACATCGACGTCGACGCCCCGTTCATCGGCCTGGGACTCGGCCGGGACGGCAGTCTCGACGTACCGCCCGCGGAGAACCGGAATCTGGTGGGCTGGTTCCGGGACGGCACCCCGCCGGGTTCGAAGGGCACGTCCGTCGTCGCGGGTCATGTCGACGACGCGAGCGGCCCGGCCGTCCTCTACGCCCTGGGCGCCCTGGCGAAGGGCCACCGGATCGAAGTCGTCCGGGCCGACCGGCAGGTGGCCGTGTTCACCATCGACGCCATCGAGGTGTACGAGGCCGATGCCTTCCCCGACAGCAAGGTGTACGGCCCCGAGAACCGCGCCGAACTCCGCGTGATCACCTGCGGCGGCGGTTTCGACAAGAAGTCCGGCGACTACCGGGGCAATGTCGTCGCCTACGCCCATCTCATCGGGGTCAGGAAGGTCTGACGCGCGTTCCGGTGACGCGTGTCCCGGTGACG
Encoded proteins:
- a CDS encoding Uma2 family endonuclease, which gives rise to MTERPAPTDASTAETTGDGEDIASFAGLLRTVEELDTPDGYKAELIRGKIVVSPWSRLRYKRPMKLLRQQLGAHAPEGHDADTSPFLFVFPHSRRAFGPDLHVADERAFDAEGRHADGEALSLVAELTSVSTRDADWQDKLEVYGRLVPVYLVLDMQAEEITAFWDPSPQGYRSRTTKPFGKPLRIPEPFGFDLDTAGFGTG
- a CDS encoding class F sortase translates to MSSKAKGWCLAAAVCAGLWLVHNGSRTVNPPVPSAAQAFAAGPRFHTDAAADPLPPSQPLRFRIPDIDVDAPFIGLGLGRDGSLDVPPAENRNLVGWFRDGTPPGSKGTSVVAGHVDDASGPAVLYALGALAKGHRIEVVRADRQVAVFTIDAIEVYEADAFPDSKVYGPENRAELRVITCGGGFDKKSGDYRGNVVAYAHLIGVRKV